In Desulfobacteraceae bacterium, the DNA window TGATCGCCGGGGCTTTGACCCCCGCCGCGCGAACCGCATCCTCGATGGTCTCCAGGGTGCCGGTGACGGTCTGTTGGGCGGCCGTCGTCCCCCAGCGCACCACCGCCACCGGCTTGTCCGGCGGCATGCCGTGGGCGGTCAGCTGCCGCGTGATGTGGGGCAGGTTCTTGACCCCCATGAAGAACACCAGGGTGCCGATGCCCCGCGCCAGGGCCCCCCAGTCGATGCTGGAGGCCGTTTTGGTGGGGTCTTCATGCCCCGTAACGAAGGCCACGGTGGAGGTGAAATCCCGGTGGGTCAGCGGAATCCCGGCATAAGCCGGCGCGGCGATGGCCGAGGTCACCCCGGGGACCACCTCGTAGGGGATCCCGGCCGCCACCAGGACTTCGGCCTCCTCGCCGCCGCGCCCGAAAATATAGGGGTCGCCCCCCTTGAGGCGCGCCACCACGGCGCCCGCAGCGGCCTTGGCCACCAGCAGGGCGTTGATCTCCTCCTGGGGCAGGGTGTGGTCGCCCCCCTTTTTGCCCACGTAGATCAGTTCCGCGTCCGCCCGCGCCGCCTCCAGCAGCACGGGCGCGGCCAGGTAGTCATAGATCACGACGTCGGCCGCGGCGATGCATGCACGCCCCTTGACCGTTATCAGCCCGGGGTCGCCGGGTCCGGCGCCGATCAGGTAGACTTTAGCCTTCATGCGTCAATGGCCTTCCGATTTCAGTTTATCCAGGATCTCTCCTGCCCCCAGCGCCAGCAGGTGCTCCGCCAGCTGGACGCCGACGGCTTGTGACGCGGCGGCCGCGCCACTCCGGCTCTGGCGGATGATGGTCCGGCCGTCGACCTCCGCTACCAGCCCGGTGAGTGAAAAAACCCCGCCGGCCAGCCTCCCGTGGGCCGCGATGGGCACCTGGCAGCCGCCCTCCAGCCGTTTCAGAAAGGCCCGCTCACCGGCGACCACCGTGCGCGTCGCCGGATCGTCCAGGGCGGCCGCCAGCCGGGCGACCCGGGGGTCTCCCCGCCGCATTTCGATGCACAGCGCCCCCTGCCCCACGGCCGGCAGCATCACATCCGCGCAGAGGTATTCACTCACCTGCCCGGCCAGCCCCATGCGAAGCATCCCGGCCGCCGCGAGGACGATGGCATCCAGATCGCCCTCCGCCAGCTTGCGCAGGCGGGTGTCGAGATTGCCCCGCAGGGTGCGGATCTCAAGATCCGGCCGCCGGCCGCGGAGTTGGGCTGCGCGGCGCAGGCTGCTGGTGCCCACCCGCGCCCCCTCGGGCAGCGCAGAAAGCCCCCCCCCGTTGCGGGTGATCAGCACGTCCAGGGGGTTTTCGCGCTCGGGCACGGCACCGATGCAAAGCCTCTCGGGGATAGCGGCCGGCATGTCCTTCATGCTGTGAACGGCCAAATCGATCCGGCCGGAGATCAATGCCTCTTCGATCTCCTTGACGAAGAGGCCCTTGCCGCCCACCTTGGCCAGGGCCACGTCGAGAATTTTATCCCCCTTGGTCTTGATGACCAGCAACTCGACCCTCAGATCGGGAAACCGCTCGCTGAGGGCACCGCGCACCCAGTTGGCCTGCCACAAAGCCAGCTGGCTGCCGCGGGTGCCGATGACGATCGTTTGCGCCATCAGTGGCCGCAGCCGGCACAGCTGCTGGCGCTGCAACCGCTGCAGGAGGAGGTGGCGGCGGTGGTTTTGAGGGTCTGGCCGCCGCTGCCCTTTGAAACGAAGCCACAGGTGGACATCAGACGGCAGACTTCCTTACTGTGACAGGCCTGGCACTCGGGCTCCTCGGCACCCAGGAGCAGGTATTCGAAGTCGTGACCGCATTTTTGACAGTGGTACTCGTAGATCGGCATGGGGTGTTCTCCTTAACGAAAATGAACCCTTCTGGCGCCCGGGCTGCGTGCCGGCGCAGAAACAAACAGGCGGGGGCCAAACGGCGACGCCTGCCCCGCATTCATCAGGCGATATCAAAAAATTACTATAAACGCTTATGGAAGTTTAATCAATCGGGGTCCGCCAGTTGCTCCAAAATGGCGGCGGCGATCAGGGGCAGCATGATCTCGTGGTGACCGACGAGGTTGATCCCCCGTCCGCCCCCAAGAGTGGGGCGGTGGACCACGTTGGTCAGGGGCCGATACTGACGGATGAAGTCCAGGTTGACGGTGGTCAACTCGGAGACCTGATAGCCGCGGTTGCGCACCAGGCTGAGGGCCTTGAGAAAAATTTCCGGCAGAATCACGGCCGATCCGATGTTGAGGTAGACCCCGCCCTGGAGGTGGGCCACCATGGCGGCAAAGGTCCGAAAATCACGGTGGCTGGCAGCGCCGGCGGCCCGGGGGTCAAACTGCGGGTGCATGTGCAGGATGTCGGTGCCGATGGCCACGTGAACGGTCACCGGGATCTCCAGCCGCGCCCCGGCGGCCAGAAGGCTGTGATCCGCAAAGGGCAGGCGGGCCTCCAGGATCTCGCGCCCCACCGCCTCCCCCAGTCCGATCTCCTCGCGGTCGGCCCGGCGAATGGCCGTCCCGAGAAACTCGCAGGTTTCGCGCGCCATCCCGAAGGCGCCGGCGCCGAGACCGGCGGCCACATCCTCGGAGGTCCGCCCCACCAGGGCCAGTTCAAAATCGTGGATGATGCCGGCGCCGTTGAGGGCGATTCCGCTTAAGACCCCCCGCTGCATGAGGTCCACCACCACCGGGGAGAGCCCGACCTTGATCACGTGGGCGCCCATGCCGGCCACCACGGTCCTCCGGCCGCGGCAGGCCGCCACCACCGCGGCGACCACCGCCCGCAGGTCATCGGCCGCCAGCACCTTGGGCAGGCTCGCCAGAAAGCTCGCGAAGCTCCCTCCGGCCTGCCAACGGGCGGCGAAATCGGCCTTACCGACCTTGCTGGGACGATCCCGGAGGGAGTAAGTCTCCAAATCCTGGAGAACGATCGGGGCGAATCGCTGTTTGGGCATTCAAGTGACTCCCGGGACGGTTCTGGGTTCAACCGGCGGCTTGGGGGAAAAGGATCCGCTCCACCAGATCGCACCAGATGTGCACCAGCGTGATATGCGCCTCCTGGATGCGGGCGGTAACCGCCGAGGGTGCGCAGAAGACGCGGTCGGCCGCCAAGGCCAGAGCGCCGCCGCCGCCGCCGGTCAGGGCGATGGTTAGCAGCCCCCGCCCGGCGGCCGTCTGGATCCCCCGCAGGACGTTTGGCGAGTTGCCGCTGGTGCTGATTCCCAGCGCCACGTCCCCGGCACGGCCCAGGGCCTGCACCTGCTTGGCGAAGATCTGGTCGAAACCGTAGTCGTTGCCGATGCTGGTGATGACGGAGGTGTCGGTGGTCAGCGCGATGGCCGGCAGGGGCCGCCGCTCCAGCCGAAAGCGGTTGACAAATTCGGCGGCCATGTGCTGGGCGTCGGCGGCGCTGCCACCGTTTCCGAAAATCAGCAGTTTGCCGCCGGCCGCCAGGGAGATGGCCAGCAGCTCCGCGGTCTCGCGGATCTTGTCCACCTGCGGCCGGATAAAGGCGTCCTTGACCGCCAGGGCGTCCTCGAGAATGGCCAGAATCTGGTGGGTGGGATCCACGGGGGTCGCGCCTCCGGCTGTTTCAGGACGCCCTGGCGGTCAGGCGGCGCTGCAGGCTGTCGATCTCCTCGCGGGCGTCGTAGCCGCGCGCGAGCGCAGCCTCGAAAGCCTCCAGGGCCGCTTCTAGCTGGTCCTGCTTGAGCAGCAGCCGGCCCAGGCGATAGCGGTAGAGGCCGCTCTCCGGCTCCAGCGCCACGCTCTGTCGACAGAAGAGGGTGGCAATCTCCGGATTTTCCCCCTGAAGATCGAACAGGTGCCCGATGGCCGAGAGCGAGGCGGCGTCGGCGGGGTTCTGCTTGACAGCCCGTTTGTAGGCGGCAACGGCCTCCCGGGGGCACTCCAGGACTTCGTAGCACTGCCCAA includes these proteins:
- the hemC gene encoding hydroxymethylbilane synthase, whose protein sequence is MAQTIVIGTRGSQLALWQANWVRGALSERFPDLRVELLVIKTKGDKILDVALAKVGGKGLFVKEIEEALISGRIDLAVHSMKDMPAAIPERLCIGAVPERENPLDVLITRNGGGLSALPEGARVGTSSLRRAAQLRGRRPDLEIRTLRGNLDTRLRKLAEGDLDAIVLAAAGMLRMGLAGQVSEYLCADVMLPAVGQGALCIEMRRGDPRVARLAAALDDPATRTVVAGERAFLKRLEGGCQVPIAAHGRLAGGVFSLTGLVAEVDGRTIIRQSRSGAAAASQAVGVQLAEHLLALGAGEILDKLKSEGH
- a CDS encoding zinc ribbon domain-containing protein, which produces MPIYEYHCQKCGHDFEYLLLGAEEPECQACHSKEVCRLMSTCGFVSKGSGGQTLKTTAATSSCSGCSASSCAGCGH
- a CDS encoding D-sedoheptulose 7-phosphate isomerase — translated: MDPTHQILAILEDALAVKDAFIRPQVDKIRETAELLAISLAAGGKLLIFGNGGSAADAQHMAAEFVNRFRLERRPLPAIALTTDTSVITSIGNDYGFDQIFAKQVQALGRAGDVALGISTSGNSPNVLRGIQTAAGRGLLTIALTGGGGGALALAADRVFCAPSAVTARIQEAHITLVHIWCDLVERILFPQAAG